One Triticum dicoccoides isolate Atlit2015 ecotype Zavitan chromosome 5B, WEW_v2.0, whole genome shotgun sequence genomic window carries:
- the LOC119306739 gene encoding expansin-A31-like, giving the protein MAAGMRLSFLQLFAAVLAFCFAPAKSGYWLQAHATFYGGADGSDTMGGACGYENLYNAGYGINNAALSTALFNNGLSCGQCYLITCDTSRSDMCKPGTSITVSATNFCPPNWALPSDNGGWCNPPRVHFDMSQPAWENLAIYRAGIVPVLYQQVACQRQGGLRFTINGFNYFELVLVTNIAMSGSIKSMSVKGTNTAWIPMSQNWGANWQCLAGLTGQALSFAITSSGGQYKVFQDVVPAWWLFGQTFTTWQQFDY; this is encoded by the exons ATGGCAGCTGGGATGCGCTTAAGCTTCCTGCAGCTGTTCGCCGCTGTTCTTGCGTTCTGCTTCGCGCCCGCCAAGTCCGGCTACTGGCTCCAGGCCCATGCCACGTTCTACGGCGGTGCCGACGGATCCGACACAATGG GTGGCGCATGTGGGTACGAGAACTTGTACAACGCGGGGTACGGGATCAACAACGCCGCGCTGAGCACGGCGTTGTTCAACAACGGCTTGTCGTGTGGACAATGCTACCTCATCACTTGCGACACCAGCAGGTCGGACATGTGCAAGCCCGGCACGTCCATCACCGTGTCCGCCACCAACTTCTGCCCTCCCAACTGGGCTCTCCCCAGCGACAATGGCGGGTGGTGCAACCCTCCCCGTGTCCACTTCGACATGTCCCAACCTGCCTGGGAGAACCTCGCCATCTACCGCGCCGGCATCGTCCCCGTCCTCTACCAGCAAGTCGCGTGCCAGAGGCAGGGTGGCCTGCGCTTCACCATTAACGGCTTCAATTACTTTGAGCTCGTGCTAGTGACCAACATCGCCATGAGCGGGTCCATCAAAAGTATGTCGGTGAAGGGAACCAACACGGCATGGATCCCCATGTCTCAGAACTGGGGCGCTAACTGGCAGTGCCTAGCCGGGCTGACAGGACAGGCGCTCAGCTTCGCCATCACCTCCTCCGGAGGCCAGTACAAGGTCTTCCAGGACGTCGTGCCGGCTTGGTGGCTGTTCGGACAGACCTTCACCACCTGGCAACAGTTCGACTACTAG